One window from the genome of Oncorhynchus gorbuscha isolate QuinsamMale2020 ecotype Even-year unplaced genomic scaffold, OgorEven_v1.0 Un_scaffold_5204, whole genome shotgun sequence encodes:
- the LOC124028994 gene encoding tuberin-like, with product MLSLFVQVLERTHGRIPHGGVRTAIRGLLEILQSKLYSLPASHASRVYELLIGHLQLHYKSKYSSAVACSIRLQVFDFLLMMRTDSLHRLGFLSKDGVLRFSPYCHCDTG from the exons atgctctctctctttgtgcag GTGTTGGAGAGGACCCACGGCAGAATCCCCCATGGAGGTGTCAGGACGGCTATACGAGGCCTACTGGAGATACTGCag AGTAAGCTGtacagcctgccagccagccacgcTAGTCGAGTGTACGAGCTGCTGATCGGACACCTGCAGCTGCACTACAAGAGCAAGTACAGCTCCGCTGTGGCCTGCAGCATACGACTACAG gtgTTTGACTTCCTCCTGATGATGAGAACTGACTCCCTCCATCGTCTGGGGTTCCTCAGTAAAGACGGGGTTCTGAGGTTCAGTCCGTACTGCCACTGTGACACGGG